The DNA sequence ttaaacagcAAGGCTGTATTCCTAATCACCATATCACCCATCCCCAGACCTCCTAGCTTCTTTGGTGCTTGAACTAGCTCCCACTTCACAAGGGCCATACCAGGTCGACCATCATCCTTCCCCCAAAAGAACCTCCTCTGCAAGGATATGATTCTTCGTGCAACCGCATTAGGCATCTTGTACAAGCTCAGATAATAGATTGGTAGGATGTTAATTACCGACTTAATAAGTACCAGTTTACCAGCCTTACTAAGGACCTTTGCTTTCCATAAGCTGAGTTTCTATTCCACCTTGTCTATAACCGGCTTCCAAATTTTTACCAATCGCGGATTTGCTCCTAGGCTAATGCCAAGGTACCTCACCGGTATAGCTGCCTCTTGACAACCTAATAGCTGGCACATCCGATCAACTCACTCCGAGCTGCAGTTCACTGGTATCAAGTTagacttttcaaaattaatgctcaaGCCAGACATCATTTTGAAGCACCTCAAAAGCCTCTTATAGTTCCTCAGTGTCTCCTCCTCCAGCGGACAAAATAATATAGTGTTATCAGCAAATTGTAGGTGTGATAACTCTATATTATCTCTACCGACTAATAGTGGAGATATCCGACCATTTCTAACTGCCTCCCCAATCATCCTGTTAAGCACGTCCATCACAAGAACAAACAAAAACGGCGATAAAGGGTCGCCT is a window from the Arachis hypogaea cultivar Tifrunner chromosome 1, arahy.Tifrunner.gnm2.J5K5, whole genome shotgun sequence genome containing:
- the LOC112751447 gene encoding uncharacterized mitochondrial protein AtMg01250-like — translated: MGFGRTWRAWIRECVTPASISIMVNGSPSKPFKMERGLRQGDPLSPFLFVLVMDVLNRMIGEAVRNGRISPLLVGRDNIELSHLQFADNTILFCPLEEETLRNYKRLLRCFKMMSGLSINFEKSNLIPVNCSSE